The following proteins are co-located in the Desulfatitalea tepidiphila genome:
- a CDS encoding FadR/GntR family transcriptional regulator encodes MQNEPESNKEQLAYQRIMQLIHEDAYPVGSRLPSERRLAEKLGTSRNTLRGAMRQLQAHGVVEIRSGSGNYVISKEIPLPLVSQMSDAQHRASLGEVMEVRFLVEPVIGMHAAEMATPADIEGLEACLMRMSRASIDNIHEQMIREDKHFRKLLAQGGKNRLMVLLHEGIASQENATILGRQLPENDKASLFAGYVGIFNAVQHRQTEQTCKGIRNHILRQCRLMMARESVEMPATIVDALRHMKRNPNDDEEKQDAEAAAGSRL; translated from the coding sequence ATGCAAAATGAGCCTGAATCCAACAAAGAACAATTAGCGTACCAGCGCATCATGCAGCTGATTCATGAAGACGCCTACCCGGTCGGGTCGCGACTGCCATCCGAAAGGCGCCTGGCCGAAAAGCTGGGCACGAGTCGGAACACGCTGCGTGGCGCCATGCGTCAACTCCAGGCCCATGGCGTGGTGGAGATCCGATCGGGCAGCGGCAATTATGTCATCAGCAAGGAGATCCCCCTGCCGCTCGTTTCCCAGATGTCCGATGCGCAGCACAGGGCCTCTCTTGGAGAGGTGATGGAAGTCCGCTTTCTGGTAGAACCGGTCATCGGGATGCACGCCGCGGAAATGGCCACCCCTGCCGATATCGAAGGACTCGAGGCGTGCCTCATGCGCATGAGTCGTGCGAGCATCGATAACATCCATGAGCAAATGATCCGCGAAGACAAGCACTTCCGCAAACTCCTGGCCCAAGGCGGCAAAAACCGCCTGATGGTATTGCTGCACGAAGGCATTGCCAGCCAGGAGAACGCCACGATTCTGGGACGGCAACTGCCCGAAAATGACAAGGCCTCGCTCTTTGCCGGTTACGTCGGCATCTTTAATGCCGTGCAACACAGGCAAACCGAGCAAACCTGCAAGGGCATCCGGAACCACATTCTGCGTCAATGCCGACTGATGATGGCGCGTGAATCCGTCGAGATGCCCGCCACCATCGTCGATGCCCTGCGTCACATGAAACGGAATCCCAATGATGATGAAGAAAAACAGGACGCCGAGGCAGCGGCCGGCAGCCGCTTGTAG